The genomic window CTTAACCTTATATGTAAGACCTGGAAAAGGAGATACGATAGACTACCTGACGCTGTTGTCCTTGAAGGACCCAAATCTGGAGGCCACCAAGGCTTCAAGTACGAGGATTGCTTCAAACCGGAGTATCAGCTTGAGAACCTGCTCCCCAGCGTCCTTGAGGAGGCAAAGAGGTGGGGAGATATACCCGTGATAGTCGCAGGCGGTGTCTGGAGCTATAAGGATATAGTCTGGTACATTGAGCGTGGAGCCGCTGGTGTTCAGATGGCTACTCGTTTTGTGGCTACCCACGAATGCGATGCACCCTTGATTTACAAGGAGGTTGTCCTTAATTCCGAAGAAGAGGATATAGTTCTCCTCAAATCTCCAGTTGGCTATCCACTCAGGGTTATAAAGACACCTTTTATAGAGAGACTCCTCGCTGGTGTAAACGGTTGGAACGGATGTGTTTCAAATTGTGTTACCCCCTGCAACAGGGGAGAGGAAGCAAAGAAGGTGGGTTTCTGTATAGCCGATAGGCTTGGTGCTGCATGGCTGGGGAATTACGAGGAAGGTATATTCATAATAGGGGCGAACGGACATCTCCTGAAGAAGCAGGGAATAATCTCCGTAAAGGAGCTCCTTGACATACTTACAGGTAAGAAGCCTGACCCTACCCTTGAAGAAGACCCTATAGTATTAACACAGAAGTGAGCAACCTCTCTTTGGTTTTATCCCTCCTGTAAGAGGGTAGCTCTTCGGAACATACGGTGCACTTTTCAATCAGACCAAAGTTTTTAACCCCCAGATTTTTGAGCTCCTCAATTACAGCTTTTTGCATATCCATGAAGAGTCTGCCCTCTCTTACTGTGAGGAGGTTCGGAAACAAGTTTTTAAACTCTTCACCTACTTCGTAACAGCAGGACTTGGCTGCTGGACCTATGAAAGCAAAGAGCTTTTCTGTGTTCTCGTATAGATTGAGCCTTTTAAGCACATGTTCTATTATTCCAGATGCTAAACCCCTCCACCCTATATGTGCTATTCCCACCCAATCTTCACCTACAAGTACGAGAGGCACGCAATCTGCGGTTCTGACACCTACCTCAACCCCTCTCAAATTTGTCACAACGGCATCGCCTATAATGGGTGGGTAGGGAAAGCTCGTTAAGGTGATCACCCTGTTGGTATGTTTCTGAATGGGTAGATAAAGCTTAGGGTGCTCCTCCCATTGGGTTTTTACCTCAATGAGTTTTCCCTTTACCTTTGAGCTGTATCTCAACCCTTGAGCTTCCTTGCTTTCTCTGTAGTTTTCTCTACGCATCTCATCACCGTTCCCTTAAAACCTTTTCTCTCTAAGTATGCAAGACCTTCTATGGTGGTACCTCCAGGCGAAGATACCCTTACGCTCCACTCGTTTGGATTTCCTCCCATCACCCTTATGAGCTCTGCGCTTCCCGTTATGGTATCAAGAACTATACTCAGGGCTTCCTCATAGCTGAACCCTTCTCTCACACCGGCTAGAGCCAGAGCATCTATAAAAGAGAATACAAAGGCTGGAGAACTTCCGGCGAGTGCCGTAAAGCTATCAAAGAGGCTTTCAGAAAGCTGATAAATGCTACCGCAGGTTGAAAATACCCTCACAAGGTTCTCAACCTCTTCCTCTAAGAGGTTACCGTTGTGGGTAAAAGCTATAGTTCCCCTTCTGACAAGCACGTTTATATTGGGCATCAATCTCACGAGTTTCGCCTTCTTCCCGAGGATGTCTTCGTAAAAACTCAACTCAAGACCGGCAGCTACACTAACGACGATCTTATCTTTTAGCTCACTCTTTATCTCCTGAAGAACACCCTTCACGTCCTTGGGTTTTACCGCTATAAGGAGTATCTCGCTGTTCTTCGCTAGGAAGTACAGGTTTTGAGCGGTTGCAAAGCCGTCCTCCACGGCCTCTTTACTTTTCACTTCATTTACTTCATATATAAGTATATTTTCCCGACCAACCGAGCTGGACAACCCGAGGGCGAAAGCCCTCCCCATGTTCCCGTACCCGACTATGCCGACCTTCATCCAAACCTCTCCTTGAAGAGTTTTTCAAAACCCTTATAATCGTTACAAACCACAAACACCTCCTGTACGGAGGTTCCATTTTTGTACAGAAGCTTATAGCCACTGACAGTTTTGTACTTCAAGAATATGCCCTTTGAACCCCTTCCTCTATTCTGCCTCTTTATCCTACCCGGTATTATGCTATCCACAACATCCCATCTCTGGAGTTCTCCCAGTACGTTTTCCAGCCCTTCAAGTAAATGGTGCTCAACCTTTAGCTTTCCACTCCTGTGCTTTCCCATGATATAATAGGATAGCTTACAACGCACCTTTCCCGCTTGGGTTGCCCTTATGGGTTCTTCGGGAAAGGGAGGCGAAACCCAAGGAGGTGTAATATGGCAGTCATTTCCATGAAGGAGCTTTTAGAGGCTGGAGTTCATTTTGGGCACTCCAAATCCCGCTGGAATCCAAAGATGGCGCCTTATCTTTACGGTGCCAAGAATGGCATTCACATAGTTGACCTGAACAGGACTCTCGTTCTTCTTGAAGAGGCTTACAACTTTGTCTCCGATAGCGTTGCCCAGGGGGCAGAGGTTATATTCGTCGGAACAAAGAGACAGGCAAAGGAGATAATCAAGGAAGAAGCTGAGAGGTGTGGAGCTTACTATGTGAATGAGAGGTGGGTAGGCGGTCTGCTAACCAACTTTCAGACTGTTAGGAGAAGCATACAGAAGCTAAACAAGCTGGAGAGGATGGAGGCGGAAGGTATATTTGAAGTCCTACCCAAGGCTGAGGTAAGAAGGTTAAGGAGGCAGATGGAGAGACTCAGGAAGCTTTACGGCGGTATAAGGGAGATGACAAAACTTCCGGACCTGATGTGGGTTGTGGATACGGTCAGAGAGTCAATAGCCGTTCAGGAGGCGAGGAAGCTCGGAATACCTGTTGTTGCTATAGCAGACTCCAACTGTGATCCGGACGTCATAGACTACATAATCCCTGGAAACGACGATGCTATAAAGTCAATAAAACTCCTGACTTCAAAGATAGCAGACGCTGTGATTGAAGGCAGAACAAGGAAGGAGAGTGCTGAAGAAGCTCTTCCGAAAAGGGAGAGAAAGGTTGTTACCGTTGAGGAGCATGAAAAGGAACTCTTTGAAAAGGCGATGGCTATGTCCGAGAAGTACGAAGACATAGACAAGGACATAGTTGACTACGAGTGATGTTTGAGTTTTTCGTAAGGAATATCTGGAGGTTTTAGGATGGCAGTAAGTATGAATGA from Hydrogenivirga caldilitoris includes these protein-coding regions:
- a CDS encoding NAD(P)H-dependent flavin oxidoreductase — translated: MNLPKLKIRHIETDIPIIQGGMGVGISWENLAGSVAACGAIGVVSAVGTGYRHPDLVKRDKYGRPIGTVNAHSAEALKRIIQDAKEIAGGKGAIGVNILSAITDYGRVARDAAEAGADLIISGAGLPLSLPQYVEGYDVALVPIVSSARALNLICKTWKRRYDRLPDAVVLEGPKSGGHQGFKYEDCFKPEYQLENLLPSVLEEAKRWGDIPVIVAGGVWSYKDIVWYIERGAAGVQMATRFVATHECDAPLIYKEVVLNSEEEDIVLLKSPVGYPLRVIKTPFIERLLAGVNGWNGCVSNCVTPCNRGEEAKKVGFCIADRLGAAWLGNYEEGIFIIGANGHLLKKQGIISVKELLDILTGKKPDPTLEEDPIVLTQK
- the pgeF gene encoding peptidoglycan editing factor PgeF translates to MRRENYRESKEAQGLRYSSKVKGKLIEVKTQWEEHPKLYLPIQKHTNRVITLTSFPYPPIIGDAVVTNLRGVEVGVRTADCVPLVLVGEDWVGIAHIGWRGLASGIIEHVLKRLNLYENTEKLFAFIGPAAKSCCYEVGEEFKNLFPNLLTVREGRLFMDMQKAVIEELKNLGVKNFGLIEKCTVCSEELPSYRRDKTKERLLTSVLIL
- the proC gene encoding pyrroline-5-carboxylate reductase yields the protein MKVGIVGYGNMGRAFALGLSSSVGRENILIYEVNEVKSKEAVEDGFATAQNLYFLAKNSEILLIAVKPKDVKGVLQEIKSELKDKIVVSVAAGLELSFYEDILGKKAKLVRLMPNINVLVRRGTIAFTHNGNLLEEEVENLVRVFSTCGSIYQLSESLFDSFTALAGSSPAFVFSFIDALALAGVREGFSYEEALSIVLDTITGSAELIRVMGGNPNEWSVRVSSPGGTTIEGLAYLERKGFKGTVMRCVEKTTEKARKLKG
- a CDS encoding DUF2103 domain-containing protein, which translates into the protein MGKHRSGKLKVEHHLLEGLENVLGELQRWDVVDSIIPGRIKRQNRGRGSKGIFLKYKTVSGYKLLYKNGTSVQEVFVVCNDYKGFEKLFKERFG
- the rpsB gene encoding 30S ribosomal protein S2, whose protein sequence is MAVISMKELLEAGVHFGHSKSRWNPKMAPYLYGAKNGIHIVDLNRTLVLLEEAYNFVSDSVAQGAEVIFVGTKRQAKEIIKEEAERCGAYYVNERWVGGLLTNFQTVRRSIQKLNKLERMEAEGIFEVLPKAEVRRLRRQMERLRKLYGGIREMTKLPDLMWVVDTVRESIAVQEARKLGIPVVAIADSNCDPDVIDYIIPGNDDAIKSIKLLTSKIADAVIEGRTRKESAEEALPKRERKVVTVEEHEKELFEKAMAMSEKYEDIDKDIVDYE